Proteins encoded together in one Ammospiza nelsoni isolate bAmmNel1 chromosome Z, bAmmNel1.pri, whole genome shotgun sequence window:
- the LOC132087061 gene encoding uncharacterized protein LOC132087061 gives MPKPETVRDLRAFLGMTGWCRLWIYQYGILAKPLYDLLKETKDVLVWTPEAEGAFKKLKLELMRAPALGLPDVSKPFWLFSHERQGMALGVLAQQLGTHKRAVAYFSKRLDEVSKGWPGCLRAVAAVIINIEEARKLTLGQKMTVLVSHTVSAVLEQKGNHWLSPSRFLKYQVILAESDDVTIQVTNIVNPASFLEGRAPAEPIEHDCLETIEAVYSSRPDLKEEPLEGADNWFSDGSSFVKQGVRMAGYAVTTTERVIESNPLPAGTSAQKAELIALTRALELAENMQINIWTDSKYAFSVVHAHGAIWKERGLLTTQGKTVKHAEEILRLLEAVQLPAQVAIMHCKGHLKGNTIPEIGNRKADTEAKLAATRNREVEIVALIPGELDTNIQPDYQESDHRWIQKNKGKLLDSGWGQLETGQLIIPGNIMWQIVKAEHEKAHWGLDPLYQHLRARIAGPKLFTTVKHVTSQCERCLKNNPNTGTKVHQGAINRGKFPGEVWQIDFSELPRKGGFRYLLVLTDTFSGWPEAFPCRTNKEREVTKVLLNEIIPRFGLPKSISSDRGQWAGGKDESSHQTANCQNMPGD, from the exons ATGCCTAAACCAGAGACAGTGAGAGATCTGCGCGCCTTTCTGGGGATGACAGGTTGGTGTCGGCTATGGATCTACCAGTACGGGATACTCGCTAAACCACTGTACGATTTGTTGAAAGAAACTAAGGATGTTCTAGTTTGGACTCCCGAGGCAGAAGGGGCCTTCAAGAAGTTGAAGCTGGAGCTAATGAGAGCACCGGCCTTAGGTCTCCCAGATGTATCAAAACCATTCTGGCTGTTCTCCCATGAACGACAAGGGATGGCCCTAGgagtcctggcacagcagttgGGAACACACAAGAGAGCTGTGGCCTACTTCTCCAAACGATTGGATGAAGTAAGTAAAGGATGGCCAGGCTGTCTgagggcagtggctgcagtgatAATTAACATAGAAGAGGCCAGAAAGCTCACACTGGGCCAGAAGATGACTGTGTTAGTATCTCACACTGTGTCggctgtgctggaacagaaagGCAACCATTGGTTGTCGCCTTCCAGATTCCTAAAATACCAGGTCATCTTGGCTGAATCAGATGACGTAACCATTCAGGTAACTAACATTGTGAACCCAGCTTCATTTCTAGaagggagagccccagcagaACCCATCGAACACGACTGCCTGGAAACAATTGAAGCCGTCTACTCCAGTCGCCCAGATCTCAAAGAAGAGCCGCTCGAAGGTGCGGACAACTGGTTCTCAGATGGCAGCAGCTTCGTGAAGCAAGGAGTAAGAATGGCTGGCTATGCAGTCACCACTACAGAAAGGGTAATTGAGTCAAACCCCTTGCCTGCAGGGACCTCAGcccaaaaggcagagctgatagCTCTGACCCGAGCCCTGGAATTGgcagaaaacatgcaaattaatATATGGACAGACTCTAAATATGCCTTCTCTGTTGTACATGCTCATGGggccatctggaaagaaagaggactattgactacacaaggaaaaacagtcaaacATGCAGAAGAGATTCTGCGATTGCTAGAGGCGGTCCAACTCCCAGCACAAGTGGCCATAATGCATTGTAAAGGACATCTGAAAGGTAACACTATTCCAGAAATAGGGAACAGGAAGGCAGATACAGAAGCTAAATTGGCTGCCACAAGGAATAGAGAAGTGGAAATAGTGGCCCTAATACCAGGAGAGCTGGATACCAATATCCAGCCAGATTACCAGGAATCAGATCATAGATGGATTCAAAAGAATAAAGGTAAACTGTTAGACAGTGGATGGGGACAATTAGAAACAGGACAGTTGATAATACCAGGGAACATAATGTGGCAGATTGTGAAGGCGGAGCATGAAAAGGCCCATTGGGGTCTAGATCCGCTTTATCAACATTTGCGAGCCAGGATAGCAGGACCGAAATTATTTACTACTGTAAAGCACGTCACATCCCAGTGCGAGCGGTGTCTGAAAAATAACCCGAACACAGGAACTAAAGTACATCAAGGAGCCATAAATCGAGGTAAATTCCCAGGTGAAGTAtggcaaattgatttttctgaactccCAAGAAAAGGGGGGTTTCGGTATTTGTTGGTACTAACTGATACATTTTCTGGGTGGCCTGAAGCATTCCCTTGTAGGACaaataaggaaagagaagtgacTAAAGTACTgttgaatgaaattattccacGGTTTGGGTTACCAAAGAGCATTTCTTCGGATAGAG GCCAGTGGGCAGGTGGAAAAGATGAATCATCTCATCAAACAGCAAATTGCCAAAATATGCCAGGAGACTAA